Proteins from a genomic interval of Streptomyces sp. NBC_00820:
- a CDS encoding amidohydrolase family protein, whose protein sequence is MIETPSLVDQYCHGVLRTELGLGTFEAWLARTEGPPAPGTTLFDTQTGFALRRWCPPLLGLEPHAPPARYLARRRELGVLEAGRRLLRGSGITTYLVDTGLPGDLTEPAELGSAGDAAAREIVRLELLAEQVADTSGTVESFLANLAESVHGAAGEAVAFTSVAGLRNGLALAPEPPGPGEVRGAAGRWLAGRRVGGPLTDPVLLRHLLWIAVASGLPLQLHAGLGEPGSRIDRTDPVLLSDFVRATAGLGTDLILLHGYPYHRHAAHLAGVFPHVYADSGAALVRTGARAATVLAETLELAPFGKILFSSGAHGLPELHVVGAHLFREALTRVLGAWVTDGAWSLGDAQRVARMIAADNARRVYRLG, encoded by the coding sequence ATGATCGAAACGCCGTCCCTCGTGGACCAGTACTGCCACGGAGTACTGCGTACGGAGCTGGGCCTCGGCACCTTCGAGGCCTGGCTGGCGCGTACCGAGGGCCCACCGGCGCCGGGCACCACCCTCTTCGACACCCAGACCGGCTTCGCCCTACGCCGCTGGTGTCCGCCCCTGCTGGGCCTGGAGCCGCACGCCCCGCCCGCCCGCTATCTGGCCCGGCGCCGCGAACTGGGCGTCCTGGAGGCGGGCCGCAGACTGCTGCGCGGCAGCGGCATCACCACCTACCTCGTCGACACCGGCCTGCCCGGCGACCTCACCGAACCCGCCGAACTGGGGTCCGCGGGAGACGCCGCGGCGCGCGAGATCGTCCGGCTGGAACTCCTCGCCGAACAGGTCGCCGACACCTCCGGGACCGTCGAGTCCTTCCTCGCCAACCTCGCCGAATCGGTGCACGGTGCGGCCGGGGAGGCGGTCGCCTTCACCTCCGTGGCCGGGCTCAGGAACGGCCTGGCGCTCGCGCCCGAACCGCCGGGGCCGGGCGAGGTGCGGGGCGCGGCCGGCCGCTGGCTGGCCGGACGCCGGGTCGGTGGCCCCCTGACCGACCCGGTGCTGCTGCGCCACCTGCTGTGGATCGCGGTCGCCTCCGGACTGCCCCTGCAACTGCACGCCGGACTGGGCGAGCCCGGCTCCCGCATCGATCGCACCGACCCGGTGCTGCTCAGCGACTTCGTGCGGGCCACGGCGGGCCTCGGCACCGACCTGATCCTGCTGCACGGCTACCCGTACCACCGCCACGCCGCCCACCTGGCCGGCGTCTTCCCGCACGTGTACGCCGACTCCGGCGCAGCCCTCGTACGCACCGGAGCCCGCGCGGCCACCGTCCTCGCCGAGACCCTGGAACTGGCCCCCTTCGGCAAGATCCTCTTCTCCAGCGGCGCCCACGGCCTGCCCGAGCTGCACGTCGTCGGCGCCCACCTGTTCCGCGAGGCCCTGACCCGGGTGCTGGGCGCCTGGGTCACCGACGGCGCGTGGAGTCTGGGGGACGCGCAGCGGGTGGCCCGGATGATCGCGGCGGACAACGCGCGGCGGGTTTACCGGCTGGGGTGA
- a CDS encoding heme o synthase, whose translation MCVTAVESRPAVGATTHAVKAMGELGGASQGPVHRTFGARVKGFVALTKPRIIELLLITTVPVMFLAQQGVPDLGLVLLTCLGGYLSAGGANALNMYIDRDIDALMDRTSQRPLVTGLVSPRECLAFGITLAVVSTLLFGFTVNWLSAWLSLGALLFYVVVYTMILKRRTSQNIVWGGIAGCLPVLIGWSSVTDSLSWAPVILFLVMFFWTPPHYWPLSMKVKEDYARVGVPMLPVIASNKVVARQIVIYSWVMVAVSLLLQPLGYTGWFYTAVALAAGGFWLWEAHGLQNRAKAEVSGAKLKEMRLFHWSITYVSILFVAVAVDPFLR comes from the coding sequence GTGTGCGTGACGGCCGTCGAATCCCGTCCAGCGGTTGGGGCCACCACCCATGCCGTTAAGGCAATGGGGGAGCTCGGTGGTGCGAGCCAGGGCCCGGTTCACCGGACGTTCGGGGCCCGCGTCAAGGGCTTCGTGGCACTGACCAAACCGCGGATCATCGAGCTGCTGCTCATCACCACAGTGCCGGTGATGTTCCTGGCTCAGCAGGGGGTGCCGGACCTCGGACTGGTCCTGCTCACCTGCCTCGGCGGCTACCTCTCCGCCGGTGGCGCGAACGCGCTGAACATGTACATCGACCGGGACATCGACGCCCTGATGGACCGCACCTCGCAGCGGCCGCTGGTGACCGGCCTGGTCAGCCCGCGTGAATGCCTCGCATTCGGCATCACGCTCGCGGTCGTCTCGACGCTGCTGTTCGGATTCACCGTCAATTGGCTGTCCGCGTGGCTGTCACTCGGAGCGCTGCTTTTCTACGTCGTCGTCTACACGATGATCCTCAAAAGGCGCACCTCGCAGAACATCGTGTGGGGCGGAATCGCCGGCTGCCTCCCGGTGCTCATCGGCTGGTCGTCCGTCACGGACTCCCTGTCGTGGGCGCCGGTCATTCTCTTCCTCGTCATGTTCTTCTGGACCCCGCCGCATTACTGGCCGCTGTCCATGAAGGTCAAGGAGGACTACGCGCGCGTGGGCGTGCCGATGCTCCCGGTCATCGCCTCCAACAAGGTGGTCGCCCGGCAGATCGTCATCTACAGCTGGGTGATGGTCGCCGTCTCCCTGCTGCTCCAGCCGCTCGGCTACACCGGCTGGTTCTACACCGCGGTGGCCCTCGCGGCCGGCGGCTTCTGGCTCTGGGAGGCGCACGGGCTGCAGAACCGGGCCAAGGCCGAGGTGAGCGGGGCCAAGCTGAAGGAGATGCGGCTGTTCCACTGGTCCATCACCTACGTGTCGATCCTCTTCGTCGCGGTCGCGGTGGACCCCTTCCTGCGGTAG